One Cucurbita pepo subsp. pepo cultivar mu-cu-16 chromosome LG20, ASM280686v2, whole genome shotgun sequence genomic window carries:
- the LOC111783588 gene encoding uncharacterized protein LOC111783588: protein MILKAVGLLGLVYCATQLPSPQNTKNHNLECYGSSKDMNVMATQDKLRERGVFDTLRRDFMVAFRERGFDPMHVSNPFPENGSLMHIWQGYEDRIVPFELQRYVYGKVAWIEYHEVPDGGHLIVHYKALWLSVYMFHFSLSESSLHVEQMLAHILWDQNF from the exons ATGATTTTGAAGGCGGTGGGTCTTTTGGGACTGGTTTATTGCGCCACGCAACTGCCTTCTCCACAAAACACTAAGAATCACAACTTAGAATGTTATGGAAGCTCTAAGGATATGAATGTTATGGCCACTCAG GATAAATTACGGGAAAGAGGTGTTTTTGACACCCTTCGCCGTGACTTCATGGTAGCGTTCCGCGAAAGGGGGTTCGATCCTATGCATGTAAGCAATCCTTTCCCTGAAAATGGAAGTCTAATGCACATATGGCAGGGTTATGAAGACAGGATTGTGCCGTTTGAACTTCAGAGATATGTTTATGGGAAGGTGGCATGGATTGAGTATCATGAAGTTCCTGATGGAGGCCATTTGATTGTGCATTATAAAG CATTGTGGTTGTCTGTGTacatgtttcatttttctttgtctGAATCATCACTCCATGTAGAACAGATGCTCGCCCATATACTATGGGATCAAAATTTTTAA